The genomic window AGCTGTAGGGCCCGCCGAGGTACAGACTAAAGCCGTTACCGTGAATGGCGGCGCCACTAAAGAAGATGCCGACATCCACATCCGCCTGGGACGGACTGGCGATCAGACTCAATGCCAACACCCCTGCACTTAATAATCTGACCTTCATGACACAACTCCCATATTCTCACTTACCTCTAAGACCCCTGCCAGCAATGCGAGTTGCGCGATCAATTTTCAGCCAACCTTAAGGCCTGATTCAGTTATCGGGTAGCTCGCTGGGTCCCGGACCATTGATAACACTGTGCCCCGTTTCGGGCGCGGCGTAGAGCAGGCAGTCACTGCAGGCAATCAGCGGATTGTCGGTCACCATAAACAGCTTCAGCGGCTGGGCGGCATAAAGTCGCTGCCCCTGTACATCGAAAAACTGTGGCAGCACATCTGCCCCCGCAGCATCGCGCAGACACATCCGGCTACGCGCCCGCGGCCCGAGCCAGAACAGGAAGGTGCCACTGTCGACCAGACCGAAGTTATAGCGCTCCAGGTGGCGCGGCACTGTAATGTCCGCCGCAGGATCTGGTTCATCGGCAAAGGTCAGTTTGGTTTCCGGCGCCAGCTCCAGCCGCACCGGATGGTGGTACAGATCCATATGCAGGCCTGCGGGCGGCAGCTGCAGCACCTGCTCGGCCTGCAAAAAACGCCAGACACCCTCCACTGCCAGCCGGTCCGCCGCCGGATCCCGATTACCGCCGCACTCGATGGTTGCCACCGGAAAATCGAGGCGGCTGATTTCCATCAGGGCGCCAAGGCGGATATCGGTAATGATCAGACGACGGGTAAATAGCGCCACCAGGGCTTCATGGGCCGGATCCTCGTGGGTCACCACGCCAAAAGGCGGGTTCATGCCAGAGGTGTTGTGAATATCAATCAGGCACTCGGGCCTGTATTTATCCAGCAGCGTCAGGGTCTGTTCGGCAAGCCGGCCTGGCTTGCCATCGAAGGGCGGGCGGAAACAGCGGTTCAGATCGCGCTCGCCGGGCAACTGACGCCACGAAAACAGCGGCGGCTCCAGTGCCGCCGAAACCGACAGAATAAAGCACAGCAAAGTGATAGCGGGCTGCTCACCATTGCGCAGCCAGCCGTGAACTGCCTTCAGTCCCGAAAGCTCATTGCCGTGCAGCAGCGTACTCAGTGCCCGGCAGCGGCTCGGGTCCCGCCCCTGCACGATAATCAGGGTAGGCCCGTCCAGCTGGCGCAGAAACTCCTGCGGCGTACGGGCAATGTCCGCAGGGGCGGGATCGCGCAGAATTGTAATACTGTCGTCCGGCATCAGTGCATATCCGTCCACTCTGCA from Marinobacterium aestuarii includes these protein-coding regions:
- a CDS encoding succinylglutamate desuccinylase/aspartoacylase domain-containing protein, with protein sequence MPDDSITILRDPAPADIARTPQEFLRQLDGPTLIIVQGRDPSRCRALSTLLHGNELSGLKAVHGWLRNGEQPAITLLCFILSVSAALEPPLFSWRQLPGERDLNRCFRPPFDGKPGRLAEQTLTLLDKYRPECLIDIHNTSGMNPPFGVVTHEDPAHEALVALFTRRLIITDIRLGALMEISRLDFPVATIECGGNRDPAADRLAVEGVWRFLQAEQVLQLPPAGLHMDLYHHPVRLELAPETKLTFADEPDPAADITVPRHLERYNFGLVDSGTFLFWLGPRARSRMCLRDAAGADVLPQFFDVQGQRLYAAQPLKLFMVTDNPLIACSDCLLYAAPETGHSVINGPGPSELPDN